From the genome of Streptomyces sp. NBC_01116, one region includes:
- a CDS encoding TetR family transcriptional regulator, which produces METARSAERQRTAAESRRRELLEAADRVVLRDGPQASMNAIAAEAGITKPILYRHFGDKGGLYRALAKRHTDALLIALRAALDAPADRRERVESTLDTYLAAIEARPQVYRFLMHPADGAAADTAPSPEQGFDVGRHSAPLLRRLGEELGQVIAERVDLGPDSEQMARIWGHGIVGMMHAAGDWWLGDRPCSRERLVSSLADLLWGRLAEAGDRQGGPGF; this is translated from the coding sequence ATGGAGACCGCACGAAGCGCCGAGCGACAGCGGACCGCGGCCGAGAGCCGCCGCCGCGAGTTGCTGGAAGCGGCGGACCGGGTGGTGCTCAGGGACGGACCGCAGGCCTCGATGAACGCCATCGCCGCCGAGGCCGGGATCACCAAACCCATCCTCTACCGCCACTTCGGGGACAAGGGCGGCCTCTACCGCGCCCTCGCAAAGCGCCACACCGACGCCCTGCTCATCGCCCTGCGGGCCGCCCTGGACGCGCCCGCCGACCGGCGTGAGCGGGTGGAGTCGACGCTCGACACCTATCTCGCCGCGATCGAGGCCCGCCCCCAGGTCTACCGCTTCCTGATGCATCCTGCTGACGGTGCCGCCGCCGACACAGCCCCCTCCCCCGAGCAGGGATTCGACGTCGGCCGGCACTCCGCCCCGCTGCTGCGCCGCCTCGGCGAGGAGCTGGGCCAGGTGATCGCCGAGCGCGTCGACCTGGGCCCGGACAGCGAGCAGATGGCCCGCATCTGGGGGCACGGGATCGTCGGCATGATGCACGCGGCGGGCGACTGGTGGCTCGGCGACCGGCCCTGCTCCCGCGAACGGCTGGTGAGCAGCCTCGCCGACCTGCTGTGGGGCAGGCTCGCGGAGGCGGGCGACCGCCAGGGCGGCCCGGGGTTCTGA
- the def gene encoding peptide deformylase, with protein sequence MRNRPIPGSSGLVREMSLLGDPLLHRACEDVTDFGPSLARLVEDMFATMYAAQGVGLAANQVGVPLKVFVYDCPDDDDVRHLGHVVNPELVEADGLTVRGPEGCLSLPGLEAGTDRFDHAVVEGLTMTGEPVRIAGTGWFARCLQHECDHLEGRVYTDRLTGLRRTRALRAARRAPWARGR encoded by the coding sequence ATGCGAAACCGCCCGATCCCCGGCAGTTCCGGACTCGTCCGTGAGATGAGTCTGCTCGGCGACCCGTTGCTCCACCGCGCCTGCGAGGACGTCACGGACTTCGGCCCGTCGCTGGCGCGGCTGGTCGAGGACATGTTCGCGACGATGTACGCCGCGCAGGGTGTCGGGCTCGCCGCCAATCAGGTCGGCGTCCCGCTCAAGGTGTTCGTCTACGACTGCCCGGACGACGACGATGTCCGCCATCTGGGACACGTGGTCAATCCCGAACTGGTCGAGGCGGACGGACTCACCGTACGCGGACCGGAGGGCTGTCTGTCACTTCCCGGTCTGGAAGCGGGCACGGATCGCTTCGACCACGCGGTCGTCGAGGGCCTCACGATGACCGGCGAGCCGGTCCGGATCGCCGGGACGGGTTGGTTCGCCCGGTGCCTCCAGCACGAGTGCGACCACCTGGAGGGCAGGGTCTACACCGACCGGCTGACCGGGCTGCGGCGCACCCGGGCGCTGCGCGCGGCGCGCCGGGCGCCCTGGGCGCGCGGGCGCTGA
- a CDS encoding lysophospholipid acyltransferase family protein: MFYYVLKHVVLGPVLRLLFRPRIEGLENIPEDGAAIVAGNHLSFSDHFLMPAIIKRRITFLAKAEYFTGPGIKGRLTAAFFRSAGQIPVDRSGKDAGQAAIREGLGVLGKGELLGIYPEGTRSHDGRLYKGKVGVAVMAITAQAPVIPCAMVGTFEIQPPGQVVPKIKRVAIRFGEPLDFSRYAGLENQKAAIRAVTDEIMYAILELSGQEYVDEYAAKVKAAEQEAAPPRKFPKLRR; encoded by the coding sequence GTGTTCTATTACGTCCTGAAACATGTCGTGCTGGGGCCCGTGCTGCGGCTGCTGTTCCGGCCCCGGATCGAGGGCCTGGAGAACATTCCGGAGGACGGGGCGGCGATCGTCGCGGGCAACCACCTCTCCTTCTCCGACCATTTCCTGATGCCGGCCATCATCAAGCGCCGCATCACCTTCCTGGCGAAGGCCGAATACTTCACGGGGCCGGGGATCAAGGGCCGCCTCACCGCCGCCTTCTTCCGCAGCGCCGGGCAGATCCCGGTGGACCGGTCCGGCAAGGACGCCGGGCAGGCCGCCATCCGCGAGGGGCTCGGTGTGCTGGGCAAGGGCGAGCTGCTGGGGATCTACCCGGAGGGCACCCGCTCGCACGACGGCCGGCTCTACAAGGGCAAGGTCGGGGTCGCGGTGATGGCGATCACCGCGCAGGCGCCGGTGATTCCCTGCGCCATGGTCGGCACCTTCGAGATCCAGCCGCCCGGCCAGGTCGTGCCGAAGATCAAACGGGTCGCGATCCGCTTCGGCGAACCGCTCGACTTCTCCCGCTACGCGGGGTTGGAGAACCAGAAGGCGGCGATCCGGGCCGTCACGGACGAGATCATGTACGCGATCCTCGAACTCTCCGGCCAGGAGTACGTGGACGAGTACGCGGCCAAGGTGAAGGCGGCCGAGCAGGAGGCCGCGCCGCCGAGGAAGTTCCCCAAGCTGCGACGCTGA
- a CDS encoding type 1 glutamine amidotransferase, with translation MNNGLRLVWVYPDLLSTYGDQGNALVVERRARQRGLDVQRVDVRSDQPVPTSGDIYLIGGGEDRPQRLAAERLRRDGGLSRAASNGAIIFSVCAGYQILGHEFVNDLGEREAGLGLLDVVSTRGEGARCVGDVLADIDPHLGLPPLTGFENHQGVTHLGPTARPFARVQFGRGNGTGDGTEGAYNDTVFGTYMHGPVMARNPHIADLLLKLALDVNALPPTDDRWYDALRAERIASATQPA, from the coding sequence ATGAACAACGGTCTGCGTCTGGTCTGGGTCTACCCCGACCTGCTCAGCACCTACGGCGACCAGGGCAACGCCCTGGTCGTGGAGCGGCGTGCCCGGCAGCGCGGTCTGGACGTGCAGCGCGTCGACGTGCGCAGCGACCAGCCGGTGCCGACGTCCGGCGACATCTATCTGATCGGCGGCGGTGAGGACCGTCCGCAGCGCCTGGCGGCCGAGCGGCTGCGCCGCGACGGCGGGCTGAGCCGGGCCGCCTCCAACGGCGCGATCATCTTCTCGGTCTGCGCGGGCTACCAGATCCTCGGGCACGAGTTCGTCAACGACCTCGGAGAGCGCGAGGCCGGTCTCGGTCTGCTCGACGTGGTCTCCACCCGCGGCGAGGGCGCGCGGTGCGTCGGCGACGTACTGGCGGACATCGACCCGCACCTCGGGCTGCCGCCGCTGACCGGGTTCGAGAACCACCAGGGCGTCACCCATCTCGGCCCGACGGCACGGCCGTTCGCCCGGGTGCAGTTCGGCCGGGGCAACGGCACCGGGGACGGCACGGAGGGCGCGTACAACGACACGGTCTTCGGGACGTACATGCACGGTCCCGTGATGGCCCGCAACCCGCACATCGCCGATCTGCTGCTGAAGCTGGCCCTCGACGTGAACGCGCTGCCGCCCACCGACGACCGCTGGTACGACGCCCTGCGCGCCGAGCGGATCGCCTCGGCGACGCAGCCCGCCTGA
- a CDS encoding 6-phosphofructokinase, with protein MRIGVLTSGGDCPGLNAVIRSVVHRAVVDHGDEVIGFHDGWKGLLECDYRKLDLDAVGGILARGGTILGSSRVQPAHLRDGVERARGHVADLGLDAIIPIGGEGTLKAANLLSEAGLPIVGVPKTIDNDIASTDVTFGFDTAVGVATEALDRLKTTAESHQRVLIVEVMGRHTGWIALHSGMAAGAHAIVVPERPFDIDELTELVGKRFSAGKKFAIVVVAEGAKPREGSMQFEQGVKDIYGHERFAGVATQLSGELEQRLGKEARPVILGHVQRGGTPTAYDRVLATRFGWHAVEAAHRGEFGMLTALRGTDIVMVPLGEAVETLKTVPAERYAEAECVL; from the coding sequence ATGCGCATTGGCGTACTCACCTCCGGCGGCGACTGCCCCGGCCTCAACGCCGTCATCCGTTCCGTCGTGCACCGCGCGGTGGTGGACCACGGCGACGAGGTCATCGGCTTCCACGACGGCTGGAAGGGCCTCCTGGAGTGCGACTACCGCAAGCTCGACCTTGACGCGGTGGGCGGCATCCTGGCGCGCGGCGGCACGATCCTCGGCTCCTCCCGGGTCCAGCCCGCGCATCTGCGCGACGGCGTGGAGCGCGCCCGCGGCCATGTCGCGGACCTCGGCCTGGACGCCATCATCCCGATCGGCGGCGAGGGCACCCTCAAGGCCGCGAACCTCCTCTCCGAGGCCGGTCTCCCGATCGTCGGTGTCCCCAAGACCATCGACAACGACATCGCCTCCACCGACGTCACCTTCGGCTTCGACACCGCCGTCGGCGTCGCCACCGAGGCCCTGGACCGGCTGAAGACCACCGCCGAGTCGCACCAGCGGGTGCTGATCGTCGAGGTCATGGGCCGCCACACCGGCTGGATCGCCCTGCACTCCGGCATGGCCGCCGGCGCCCACGCCATCGTGGTGCCCGAGCGCCCCTTCGACATCGACGAGCTGACCGAGCTGGTCGGCAAGCGCTTCTCGGCGGGCAAGAAGTTCGCCATCGTCGTGGTCGCCGAGGGCGCCAAGCCCCGCGAGGGCTCCATGCAGTTCGAGCAGGGCGTCAAGGACATCTACGGTCACGAGCGGTTCGCCGGGGTGGCCACGCAGCTCTCCGGGGAGCTGGAGCAGCGGCTCGGCAAGGAGGCCCGCCCGGTCATCCTCGGCCACGTCCAGCGCGGTGGCACGCCCACCGCGTACGACCGGGTCCTGGCGACCCGGTTCGGCTGGCACGCGGTGGAGGCGGCGCACCGGGGCGAGTTCGGGATGCTGACCGCGCTGCGCGGCACCGACATCGTGATGGTGCCGCTGGGCGAGGCCGTCGAGACGCTGAAGACGGTCCCCGCCGAGCGGTACGCCGAGGCGGAGTGCGTGCTCTAG
- a CDS encoding cytochrome c oxidase assembly protein produces the protein MDHSGHGMNMDLPPFTLGRGLELSVDPFFLTGCILALALYGYGVVRLRRRGDGWPVNRIVFFVVGVLSIALVMCTKLNDYGMVMFSVHMVQHMVISMLSPILLLLGAPVTLALRALPPAGRGRTGPRELLLKLLHSRYMKIISHPVFTIPLFIASLYALYFTPLFDFLMSSKPGHLGMMVHFLAVGLVFFWPIMGVDPGPHRPGYLMRMLELFAGMPFHAFFGIALMMASTPMVKTYENPPASLGIDALSDQNWAGGIAWAFSEIPSVLVLIALVFQWYRSEQRTARRTDRAADRDGDKELAAYNAYLASLQARGQ, from the coding sequence ATGGATCACAGCGGGCACGGCATGAACATGGATCTGCCGCCGTTCACGCTGGGGCGGGGGCTGGAGCTCTCCGTCGACCCGTTCTTCCTGACCGGCTGCATCCTGGCGCTCGCCCTGTACGGGTACGGCGTGGTGCGGCTGCGTCGGCGCGGGGACGGCTGGCCGGTGAACCGGATCGTGTTCTTCGTCGTGGGTGTGCTGAGCATCGCGCTGGTGATGTGCACCAAGCTCAACGACTACGGCATGGTCATGTTCAGCGTCCACATGGTGCAGCACATGGTGATCAGCATGCTGTCGCCGATCCTGCTGCTGCTGGGCGCCCCGGTGACGCTGGCGCTGCGCGCGCTGCCGCCGGCCGGGCGGGGGCGGACCGGGCCGCGCGAGCTGCTGCTGAAGCTGCTGCACAGCCGGTACATGAAGATCATCTCGCATCCGGTGTTCACCATCCCGCTGTTCATCGCGAGCCTCTACGCGCTGTACTTCACGCCGCTCTTCGACTTCCTGATGAGCTCGAAGCCGGGCCACCTCGGGATGATGGTGCACTTCCTCGCGGTCGGCCTGGTCTTCTTCTGGCCGATCATGGGCGTGGACCCGGGCCCGCACCGGCCCGGCTATCTGATGCGGATGCTGGAGCTGTTCGCCGGGATGCCGTTCCACGCGTTCTTCGGGATCGCGCTGATGATGGCGTCGACGCCGATGGTGAAGACGTACGAGAACCCGCCGGCCTCGCTCGGCATCGACGCCCTGAGCGACCAGAACTGGGCGGGCGGCATCGCGTGGGCGTTCAGCGAGATCCCGTCCGTGCTGGTGCTGATCGCGCTGGTCTTCCAGTGGTACCGCTCCGAGCAGCGCACCGCCCGGCGCACGGACCGGGCCGCCGACCGCGACGGTGACAAGGAGCTGGCGGCCTACAACGCCTATCTCGCGTCTTTGCAGGCGCGCGGACAGTAG
- a CDS encoding MurT ligase domain-containing protein: MAGNTEPLSPRAKLAVTAGKAAAAVSRAAGRGSGSVIGGRVALKLDPDLLGRLAQHLDVILVSATNGKTTTTRLIAEALRAAGPVVSNALGANMPAGITSALAGGSDAKFGVIEVDEKYLAGVARDTTPKAIALLNLSRDQLDRAAETRMMAEHWREGLSGSKAVVIANADDPLVVWAASSSPNVVWVAAGQAWKDDAWSCPSCGGVMQRPGDDWFCGQCGFRRPAPSWALNGDYVLDPHGSAWPIHLQLPGRANKANATSSAAVAAVFGVPPQVALERMYQVQAVAGRYDVVTFQNRELRLLLAKNPAGWLETFSLIDPPPTPVILSVNARGADGTDTSWLWDVDYTQLAGHPIFVLGDRKLDLAVRLEVAGLDFRVCETLDEAVGYAPPGRIEVIANYTAFQDLRRRVGN, from the coding sequence ATGGCAGGCAACACGGAGCCGTTGTCGCCGCGGGCCAAACTGGCCGTGACGGCGGGCAAGGCCGCGGCGGCGGTGTCACGCGCCGCGGGGCGGGGCAGCGGATCGGTGATCGGCGGCCGGGTGGCGCTCAAACTCGACCCCGACCTGCTGGGGCGGCTGGCGCAGCACCTGGACGTGATCCTCGTGTCGGCGACGAACGGCAAGACGACCACCACACGGCTGATCGCCGAGGCGCTGCGGGCCGCCGGGCCCGTCGTGTCGAACGCGCTCGGCGCGAACATGCCCGCGGGCATCACCTCGGCGCTGGCCGGCGGCTCGGACGCGAAGTTCGGCGTGATCGAGGTCGACGAGAAGTATCTGGCGGGTGTCGCGCGCGACACCACGCCCAAGGCGATCGCCCTGCTCAACCTCTCCCGCGACCAGCTGGACCGCGCGGCGGAGACCCGGATGATGGCCGAGCACTGGCGTGAGGGCCTCTCCGGCTCGAAGGCCGTGGTCATCGCGAACGCGGACGACCCGCTGGTCGTCTGGGCGGCCTCCTCCTCGCCCAACGTGGTGTGGGTGGCGGCCGGCCAGGCGTGGAAGGACGACGCCTGGTCCTGCCCGTCCTGCGGCGGTGTGATGCAGCGTCCGGGCGACGACTGGTTCTGCGGGCAGTGCGGCTTCCGCCGCCCCGCCCCGAGCTGGGCGCTGAACGGCGACTACGTCCTGGACCCGCACGGTTCGGCGTGGCCGATCCACCTCCAGCTGCCGGGCCGGGCGAACAAGGCGAACGCCACCAGCTCCGCCGCCGTCGCCGCCGTCTTCGGCGTGCCGCCGCAGGTCGCGCTGGAGCGGATGTACCAGGTGCAGGCGGTGGCCGGACGCTACGACGTCGTCACCTTCCAGAACCGTGAGCTGCGTCTGCTGCTGGCGAAGAACCCGGCCGGCTGGCTGGAGACGTTCTCGCTCATCGACCCGCCGCCGACGCCGGTGATCCTCTCGGTGAACGCGCGCGGCGCGGACGGCACGGACACCTCCTGGCTGTGGGACGTGGACTACACGCAGCTGGCGGGTCACCCGATCTTCGTGCTCGGCGACCGGAAGCTGGACCTCGCGGTCCGCCTCGAAGTGGCCGGTCTCGACTTCCGGGTCTGCGAGACGCTCGACGAGGCCGTGGGTTACGCACCGCCCGGCCGCATCGAGGTCATCGCCAACTACACCGCCTTCCAGGATCTGCGCCGTCGTGTCGGCAACTGA